A region of Sebaldella sp. S0638 DNA encodes the following proteins:
- the rpsL gene encoding 30S ribosomal protein S12 — MPTINQLVRHGRSTSEKKKKSPALKGNPQKRGVCVRVYTTTPKKPNSALRKVARVKLVNGIEVTAYIPGIGHNLQEHSIVLIRGGRTKDLPGVRYKIIRGALDTAGVVNRKQARSRYGTKKDKK, encoded by the coding sequence ATGCCTACTATTAATCAATTAGTTAGACACGGGAGATCAACTTCGGAAAAAAAGAAAAAATCACCAGCTCTAAAAGGTAACCCACAAAAAAGAGGAGTTTGTGTAAGAGTATATACGACTACACCAAAGAAACCAAACTCAGCATTAAGAAAAGTAGCAAGGGTTAAATTAGTAAACGGTATTGAAGTAACAGCTTATATACCTGGAATCGGGCATAACTTACAGGAACACTCGATTGTATTAATCAGAGGAGGAAGAACAAAAGATTTGCCGGGGGTAAGATATAAGATAATCAGAGGAGCTCTGGATACTGCAGGAGTAGTAAACAGAAAACAAGCTAGATCTAGATACGGAACAAAGAAAGATAAAAAATAA